Genomic segment of Cygnus olor isolate bCygOlo1 chromosome 20, bCygOlo1.pri.v2, whole genome shotgun sequence:
AGCCTTGTTGTGCAGGATGACCAATAGCTGTATGCTAGGATCAGAGTTCCTCATCACGCACCCTAAATACCTCTTTAAATGTGTTTGTCCAAAGGAGTTTGAAGACCTGGATGAAATTGTCGCTCGCTATGTCCAGCCTATGGCTTCTTTTGCCAGAGACCTGTTGAATCACAAATACTATCAGGATTGCAACGGTGGAGACAAGAAGGTGAGCCCGTCCCAGGCTGCGGTAGCTTGTGTGGGAGATAAATAGTTTTCTTTGTCCCAGGGCAGATCTTAAACTCTTTGAGTCTAGCGTGAGCTGCTCTGATCTTCCTGAGCTCTGATCTTCCTTGTCGCTTGGGGCTTGGCAGTCACTTTCCAGCTCTAGGTTTCAGGGAGATTGTCTAGGAGCAATGGAGTCAGGATGGGTTCCTGCACTGGGAGTGTGGAGGAGCACCTACAGTGCTGTGCCAGAGCCCAGACAGTAAATGTCACTGGAGAGAGTGCTTCTCTCTGCAGATTTGTGATCAGAACCAGTAATATGCGTTGCCTGGGCTAAGCCTCCCAGGCTGTGGTTTGTCTGCTCACAGAAACCTGCTCAGAAACAGTGCTGTTGGTGGTCCTTGTCGGATTGCTGGCATCAGGGCTGGGGAGAAAACGGACTGAAAACAGCATGGAGGGAGATATCTGCAGGTTCTCTGTGTCGCTAAAAATGTAGGCTCTGCttgagcatttctttttctcttcctttctctattagaagctggaagagctgctgatAAAGACCAAGAAAGAGAAGCCAACATTTATTCCCTACTTTATCAGTGCCTGTAAAGATCTACCTGGCAAATTCCTCTTGGGATATCAGCCTCGAGGCAAACCAAGGTAAATGAGAGGCaagcccagcagctggagctgagtACTGCCAGTACCACACCTGGCCTTACTGCTGCCAGTTTCTCTTCCAGTTCTTTCAGTCTCACTGTAAGTCAGCCTTCACCAGAGTTTGTAGGCCTTCCCTGTCATGCCTGTTCCTATTGTTGCCTGTTAGCACGAGGGTGCTGTATGGAGGCAGGTATCTGAAGCAGCCTGTGATCTCTTGTGCTCTCCTGCATTCACTGCTCCTCCTCACAGGATAGAGTATGTGACGGTCACACCAGAAGGGTTCCGCTACCGGGGCCAGATCTTCCCTACCGTGAACGGACTCTTCCGATGGTTTAAGGATCATTATCAGGACCCTGTTCCAGGTGAGCATCCCAAAACCTGTGTCTCGGCTTTCTGTTTCGTGGGTGTCACGTCGTAGGGGCAATTCTGTGTTCTTTGTCCCTGAAATGTGTTCTAGGATTTTCTATACCTGGAAGGTTTCAAAGCGGTGCTCAAGTTTTTGTATTCCATGGACCTGTTAAGAGCACTCCTAAGAATTAATCTTTTGGCCACGTGGGCCATGCAGCAAAGGAATtgcccctttcccctcctttaGCCTCTCCCACTATACAATCCTGCACACGCCATGTCCTGGTAAAACTGCACCTTGCCAATACAAGTGTTTCcaacattatatttttttttcaaatcacgAGTTCCAGACCAATAGCTGCTCTTCTGGGAGAACTAACCCATCCCCCTTGGCTTCTATTTTACACAGGTATTACCCCCAGCAGTAGCAGTCGGACCAGGACTCCAGCCTCCATTAACGCTACTCCAGCTAACATTAACCTGGCAGGTCAGTGCAGGCTTCTCCTGGTGGAACTGGGGTGCGAGGTCCTCCTCCAGGCTCTGCGCTGTCTAACACGATGGTCCTTCTTGCAGACCTGACCCGTGCAGTGAACGCCCTCCCGCAGAACATGACCTCCCAGATGTTCAGTGCCATCGCTGCCGTGACGGGCCAGGGGCAGAACCCAAATGCCACCCCTGCGCAGTGGGCATCCAGTCAGTATGGCTACGGGGGCAGCGGAGGTGGCAGCAGCGCGTACCATGTAGGTGTCACTTCTAAGCCTTGGGGACGAGGTGCTGCGTGGCTTCTTCCCACCGCTAGAAACCATCCCGTGGGGATTCTGCTGGGCTGAGGGGTTGCTCCTTGCCAGAGATCCTAGCTGCACCCATACTTCTGCAGAGGGGAGCCTGACAGGGTTCTTGGACCAGATCTCTTCCTCCCCTGGCTGAGGAAATGAGGCGTGTAACCCAGTCCTGCTCTGGAGAGAGTTGAAACAAATAGCAAACTGGCCAGGCCCCCAAGGAATGTGGCAGGGTAGAGAGAAGGGATCCAGCGGTGAAGGCACACAACCTTGTGATTGTGCCCCTGAATCGCCAACGTGAGCTGCCAGAGGAAGAGATTAGCTGGGAAACTATGCGCTGAGTTTGCAGGGCTTTTCAGCTCAGCGTGCTAATCTCCAAGCTGCACCGGCAGGCGAACACCTCAGCCTGACCGAATACCCAGGGGCTTTGCAGGGAGTTGAACAGTTTCAGCTCGTGCTGAAGCCTTTCCTCACGCACGCTGGTGCCTGCCTCCCCCCGGCACACACTGCCAGCTCCCTGGCTGACCCTGATGCTAAATCCAGCTGCGGAAGGACTGAGTTGTCTGGGTACAAGAAACACGCCCTGCCATTAGATCTGATGAAGAGGCGCTGCAAGACAAGGCTTGCAGGGAGGAGAGATTCTCTTCTGGACCACCTTGGGAGGCTTTCATGGAGTTTTGCAAAACAAGTGTTGAGCTGGGGATAGGCAGGGACTGTGGATAACCCAATGTGTTAAGCACCAAGacaatctgaaggaaaaaggagatgaaCAGGCAAAAAGACTAAGCAAACAGTGAGCCAGCCAGCTTGGGATCTGGGAGGGAGCCATCTCGGGAGCTGCCTTCTCTGCAACCCACTAGGGCAGAAAAATAAGGGCAAGTTCATCTGTTCTTCATGTCCACCGTAGGATGTTTCTGGATCTCTGGTGCCCATCTCGCTTGTGGTCCTTacctttgtttgctttgaacaTCTCCCCTTGTACCCTGTGTGGGATGAACAAAGAAGGGTGGCTATTTTATGGCTGGAGGCTctgggggaggaagaagcaggacCCAGAAATGTCCTGTGCTCAGCAGGGTGCTGCTCCTTCTGCCCTGCCGCCCCCCATTCCCTAGGCTGTGATCTCTGTGAACCTCTTGTTGCTCAGATGAGGGGCTCCAGCAGGCCTGGGAGCGTGCAGCAGCTTCCCTGGCGAGCAGGGCGGTGCAGAGCACGCCAAACCTCTGCCTCGCAGCCTGGCAGGGTTTACCCGCTGTCCTCTAACAGcctctgcttcctgcaggtCTTCACGACTCCAGCACAGCAACCAGTGGCCACCCCTCTGATGACCCCCAGTTACTCCTACACTACCCCCAGCCAGCCGATCACGACCCCCCAGTACCAGCTGCAGGCCAACACCACACCCCAGTCCACCCAGTCCCAGACACAGTCGCAGCCATCGTCCAGCtccaggcagaggcagcagccaaAGTGAGTGGCGCCGGGTGCACGCATCTGCCTGCGTCACCTGCTGGTTGCTTTTGTGGATTTCCATGGAAGCAGCACGGTGGGGTTGTCTCAAATCCTCCCGCGTGGGATCTTTTggagagggagggcagggaaagcTACTCTGGGCTTGCTTTCTGGCACGTCACACCTCCTGATTCTGTCGTTACAGGACCAACAGTCACGCTGCGATCGACTGGGGGAAGATGGCCGAGCAGTGGCTCCAGGAGAAGGAGGCTGAACGgaggaaacagaagcagaggTTGACTCCTCGCccgtcccccagccccatgaTCGAGAGCACGCCCATGTCCATCGCCGGGGACGCCACGCCGCTGCTCGACGAGATGGACCGATAGGCTGTGCTGGACCTGGTCCGTGACCTCCGCTCCCTTCTCTcggaaagggaagggagagcgAACAGTTGAAAACAACTTCCCTTCCCTTAGCCACGTAACTCCTGTTTTATACGTCATGAGATGGTGGGAAATGACTCTTGGTGATGTGCACCTGAGCGAACGAATAGACTTGGCAGGGCTggtctaaatatatatatactatatatatataaatatatcataGGAAAGGACAACTGCAGTGGCCTCTGCGTTCCAGGTCCCTGGTTCACCACTTGGAAGCTCGGCAGAGCAGTTACAAGGTCAAATGAGTCCATCCTTTTACGCGCACAGCAGTCTGCTTTCACAGCGAAGACCAGGAAGCAAACGTAGCTGAAACTGCAGACCACTGGCCTGGAGTGAGCCTGTTTTCTTTGGATTCTCCCAAACCCTGACTGTCGGCTCTCCTCGTCCAGAGCGCGCGAAGCAAAGTCACTGGGGTTGTGACAAGCTAACCAGGGTTCTCAAAAGGTTTCTGTTGTTTGTTCGCTCCGTGGTTTCACGTGTTAACAGGCTCCGCAGTCTGTGTCAACCCCCAGGCGTGTTCGTAGGGGTCTCGCGCAGCAGCTCTGGGGGTAGGGGTCTTGCCAGAGAGAAACGCAGCTGTTGTACCAAAAGGTTGCTCTCCTCTGGCTTCTTTTGgatcaatatttatttagttttttgggttgttttgttttgttttgtttttaaatcagactGCGAAGCgaaaccccaggcaccagcagctTTCCCAAGCATGGGCCAGACACTCGGGCTGAAACGCCGCGAGAGCAGCCGCTCGTATGGCGGAGGGGGACGTAAAGCAGCTGAGCGCATGGCATCCTCCTCCGCGTCAGCTTAACCCTGCCCACTTGTAACCAAAAGGGGTGAATAAATAGTGTTTCTACTGAACGCTACTCGAGAGGTTTTCTGTCTGCACCCcgcgctgcctgcctgccctctcCTCTCAGCCCCGGGTTGGCCGCAGGAGCAGAGTTCAGCGCTGAAAGccgctgctccttcctcctttgtTGCTTGGAGTTGCCTTCTGTGTGCCGAAACTTTCACGGAGAAGCTGGTTTCTGTtgagctgattaaaaaaaaaaaaatgatttgttttgatGTATTGTGTAGAGACATCATGCACGCGTACCGGCACCTCGCAAGGCCCGCACGTCTCTCACTGGCTGGGGGAGGTACCGGGGGCCTGGGAGGGGGCAGATGATGCGGATGACTCCTGTTATAACTTCTGTCACGTCAGGAACTGCCAGCGCTGAGAGGCATTTCTGAACTGGAAAGTTTCTGCTGCACACactttcccctctcctcctttgTTCGTAGGGATTTTCTATGGAAGCAGGGTCTTTGTTCCTCCGAGTGCTCCTGGTTAGCCGCCTCTTCGCTAAGAAATGAGCAAGAACAGCAGCTCCGGATAAACAAAGGTCTTTTTTGCATGTAAATGCTCCTGAAGAATGGCAGCAACGCAGgagaacaaagcaaagcagtttcCAGAGAGAAATGCAGGTCCTGGCTTCCACGCCATCTCctctggggtgctgggggctgacACGGCCATGTCCCTCCTGCAGCCGCAGGCCGGGATGGGGCCGTGCCGGGGTGGCTTGCAGGTGTACTAACCttgtgctatttttttattttattaaatgctaCGATGGGAGTTTTACCAAGGATGTCTCTGACCCGTACCGGGGGGCTACTTGTGCATTGTCGGCtccttttcagctttgtttttagtTTCCCCATACCGTCAATAAAAATTCTACTTTTGGGAAGCTGCCTGTAAGCTGTCTGTGTTTCAGCACTGGTGCTGCGCTTGCCCCAAGGGCTTGGCACCCGTGAGCGGTGCTGCTCGAGGGCGCGATGACTTGGTGCAGCCTCAGTGTTTCCTCCGTGGGCTCTCGTGCTCCTTTCAGTTCAGGGACGTGGGATCGCATCCGCTCCTCGGGCGCCTCTCCGGGAGCGGCGGGGTTGGTgcggggcagcgctgccctcctgctggACCCGTGTCCTGTCCCCGAGCACTGCCCTCAATTCAGGCACCCCCTTACCAGCAGGGGAACGAGTCGGGCTGCCCGAGCAGCCTGCGATTGCTGGCTGTGCCTCTGCCTTTGTCCCAGGGCTGGAAAAGCTTCTGTTGTCGCACACCCCAGAGCTCCTGCAGTGTGTGAAGTCTCCGGGGAAGGACGGGGACCCCTCTCCTCCCCGAGCAGCCCAccccggctccagctccccgtGCGGCGATGCTGCGAGCTGGCCACTGCTTCGCCTCCCCAGTGGGGCGGCAGAGGTGGCATCGTCTGCACTGAGCACGTCTGCCCCTGGTCCCCGTGTTGTGttttggggtgggagaggggctGCTCGGCCCCATGCAGCTGCTTTCAGCCCCACAGCTGGCTGTGGTGCGTGTGACCAGCACCGCCTGTGAGCTGCCCTGCTCCCGGAGGCAGGGGCCAAGCCGGCGGTGCGTGGGGTgagctgctggtggggctggaaaaggaggtgctggtgctgagcacctcGCTCCCAGCCTGGGAAAAGGGGGGTCAGAGCTGGGGCGGTGCCGTTCGGTCATTGCTGCTCCCGGGAAATAACACCCCGGGGAGCTGGAGCTCAACCAGCTGTAGCAGGGCTCCCAAACCCCAGCCCTGCAAAACGGGGGCTGTGCCCTGTGCTGAAATGGGGACAGGAGCTGGTGTCCTCCCTCACCAGGGACGTGACTTCACCATCCTCAGGAACGTGAAATGAGCCTCCACGAGTGCTGGGGAGTACCTCAAGCCCCTtcagaccttttcttttttgcacaACCCTGCAGACCCTCGggttttccctttctctggGGCCCTGTGGGGCCATGCATGGGGACCAGCAAAGTGCCCCCAGGTAGGTCAGGCGGCAAGGCCCCATTCCCACCCTCCCCAGCCCATCAGCGGGCTTAACCCGAGGCTTTCCCCCGTGGCACTGCCCCCGGCgtgctccttcctccctgctccacACAGCTCCATCTGCTCGACGCCCTACTTTATTAACACAGCGAGGACCCGCGCGGGGAGCCAGGTCCGCGGCAGCGGGGCTCACGCAGCCTCCGgctcagctttgcttttcagcctcttctttctgtttctctccttcctcctcctcctcttcctgctgccgCTGGCCGCTTCCCCCCGGTCCGGCAGCGGGTCCTGCGCCCCCGAGCCCGGCTGGGCGCCGGGAGGAGTGTGGGTGGCGGGCGCATCGTGGCTCAGCTCCCCGAGTTCGGCAgggcttttcttcttcagccccttccccttctttttcttatccttcatccctttcctctctttggCGGCGGGCAGCAGGCGGGCATGGCGCTGCGCCGGgacctctcctcctccccaaggGGGGCTCAGGGCATCCCCCCCCAGCCACGCCGCCCTGTCGATGAGCTCCCCGCCGAACTCGTACAGCACCGGCTCCCTGGGCACCGCCACGGCCACCGTGTTGTACGCCTTGCacctgcggggagcggggacgGCGTGGGTCAGGgatgggggcagcagcagcggggccggacccggggtggggggtggggacACTCACCAGACGTAGAGGTAGGGCTCCACGCACTCCTCCTTGTAGGCGAACTCGAAGCAGGGCACCCGGATGACGTTGAAGAAAGCCTGGCCCACCACGCGCGAGGCCGTGTCGTTCACCTGCTGCAGGCACTCCTTCAACCTGCGGGACGGAACCGGGTGAGGGGGGGGTGGCcaggctgggaccccccccccccccccaaatacacacacacccctGGGGACCCGGGGGTGTTCACCTGCGGTCGCAGTCGCAGTGGCTGATGGTGTGCCAGCGCAGGTTGCGGTAGCCGTAGCGGGCGGTGAAGGGGTGGATGACGTGCTGGCAGTGGTCATGGTCCCGGCAGCACCGGTCGGTGTCCCGGTGCTCCCCTGCGGGCACGGCacggggtgcaggcagggccgCGGGCAGCGCGGGGGGGTCTGGGTGCAGCTGGGGTGGGGCTGGGTCGGGTTGGGATTGGGGCTGGGGCGAGGATTGGGATGGGAACTGggagggacagggctgggacTGGGATGGGACTGGGATGGGGATTGGGGCTGGACCAGCACCACAGTGGGGATGAGATTGGGAGCAGGATGGACTGGGTTGGACTGGGACCAGTCTGGGGATCAGGACGGGATGAGCACCAGGATGGGGACCAGAGGAGGGACTGGGTATGGACTGCTTTGGACCAGCACTGGGACGGGGACGGGACCAGCACCTGGGGACCAGAATGGCAGCGGGATGGACCAGGATGGACTGGGACCATTCTGGGGGGGTGGATCAGGCCACTGGGATGGGGACTGGGACGGAGCAGCCCTGGGATGGGGCAAACTGGTGGACCAGCACCAGCCCTGGGATGGGGACGGGCAGGGTGCAGACGAGCTGAGGGACAGGGACGGGCTCCTTCGCTCCTTACCCAGCTGCTCGTAGGCATCCGCGTTGCTCCCAGCTCCGCACCACAGCGTCCCGGGGTAGGTGAGCCCGCGGCGGGCTCGGGGTCGCCCCGGGGGGGCCGCtccggggctcggggctgctccGGGGGcgaccaccagcagcagcagcaggaggaggaggcggaggagcgGCCGCGGGGCGCACATGGCACCGCGGGGCCCGCACCGCGGAGGGGCCGCCTTATAGCggggctcggcacggcacggcccgcCCACCGCGGggcggcacggctcggcacggcacggctcgggtCGGATCGGatcggcacggctcggcacggcttGGCATGGTGCAGCTTGGCTTGGCATTGCTTGGCACAGTttggcatggcatggcacggcacggcgtGGCTCGGCACGGCTTGGATCGGCACAGCTCGGCACGGCTTGGCATGGTGCAGCTTGGCGTGGCATTGCTTGGCACAGTttggcatggcatggcacggcacggcgtGGCTCGGCACAGCTTGGatcggcacggctcggcacggtGTGGTATGGCAAGGTGCAGCTCGGCACAGCACTGCTTGGCACAGCTGGGtgtggcacggcacggcacagcacggcatggcatggcacagctcggcatggcatggcatggtgGAGCTCGATATGGCATTGCTTGGCACAGCGTGGCACAGCGtggcacagcatggcatggcacggcatggcacggtGCAGCTCAGCATGGCATTGCTTGGCACAGCTCAGCGTGGCACGGCATGGCTCGGCATGGCACGGCATTGCATGTCCCAGTTGGCACGGCACAACTCGGCTCCGCGCggtgcagcctgtgccagtACAGCCAGTGGGGTGATGCTCTGGTCCTAACTCACAAGGTGCCAGCGCTCGCAGCCCCAGCCACGCTCCCCCGTGGCCACGACGGACGCGAGGAGCTGCGGCACCCACCGGGGCCGTGCCGTGGGACAGGACACAGATGGGGGCGAcgcagctcccagctgccccACGGAGCTTTCCCTGGGGCCCGTGCTCAGCCAGGGCCGGCAGCTCGCAGCCAGGCTGCCAGGGCTCGTCGCCCCTCGCAGGCTCCCCTTTGCCAAAGCCCATTTGCAGTCAGGACGCGGAGCCTGGCCGGTGGAGCCAGCGCTTGGCGGGGCAGGACGGCGCCCGAGGCCCCAGCGGGGACGTGCGCGGCCTCGAGAAGTCCCCACGCTGGCCGAGACCCCCAAAGGCTGCACCCTGAGCACGGCTCTGCCGTGTCCAAACCTCACACTCACGGGATGCTCTGCACACCCGCACCCATCCCTGGCacctctgggtgctggggacacgCTCGCAGGGGtgtgacacccccccccccccccccccagtgctccctgccacccccgGTGGGGGCACGTCACCGCCATGGCTCCTGCCTGGCACCAGCCCAGGTCCCCGCTGGCCGAGGGTGCTGGCAGGGg
This window contains:
- the PROCA1 gene encoding protein PROCA1, giving the protein MCAPRPLLRLLLLLLLLVVAPGAAPSPGAAPPGRPRARRGLTYPGTLWCGAGSNADAYEQLGEHRDTDRCCRDHDHCQHVIHPFTARYGYRNLRWHTISHCDCDRRLKECLQQVNDTASRVVGQAFFNVIRVPCFEFAYKEECVEPYLYVWCKAYNTVAVAVPREPVLYEFGGELIDRAAWLGGDALSPPWGGGEVPAQRHARLLPAAKERKGMKDKKKKGKGLKKKSPAELGELSHDAPATHTPPGAQPGSGAQDPLPDRGEAASGSRKRRRRKERNRKKRLKSKAEPEAA